In Rhodohalobacter sp. SW132, the sequence ATCGATATTCATTTTGGTGTACCATTGTACTTTGATCTTCAAGGCAGGCTTTACCACTTTTTTTTACGTTACCCTCATAGCCTGAGTCAAGAATCAAGGGCTGATTAGCACCATCCAGTTTAATCAGTACCGAATAATCATTACGGTTTTCATAAGATTTAATAAAATTGTCTTTTCTATAAGGATCAGTAAACGCTTCGTCGTAATTGGATGAGTAAATAAATGTGGAAAAAACATCTTCAAAACCGGCATAAAAGAACAAATCTAATTTTCCATTATGGTCTATATCTATTAGTTGAACAGAGTGAGGACCAAAATCTCCATGGATCATTGTATACCATAGAGGTTCAGTTCTTTCTGGATGTGTAATTTCAAAACCAACTCCACCAGGCCAATTGTCATCCTTTATTTTATAGAAAAAGAAGCGTGCAATAAATCCATCAGTTAATTCTCTTGTAGTTCTGTATTGAACATAAAACTCAGGATTATCTTCAAGAATTAGACTGCTCAACTCTCCCTGAATCGTTGAATCAACTTGAGCCAGAACCTTAAAATGAAATCCCAAACATATGACTAATATTAGTACTATTAATTTCTTCATGAATGGTAATTTATAAAGTTGCCTAACGGCTTGGCGTTTAACCGGTTTTGCGATTACGAGCTACTAATGTGATAAAAAGCAAGAGATACCACAACTCTAAAAATTTTAATACCAGCTATGAGCGGCAAAATCGGGTTAAAACGCTGGTTATGGAGCCAATACGTGATTAAGGAGTAACCGACCAATCTTCCAGCTTTATATCAGTTAGCCGGCTAAAGTGACTTGTATTATTTGTTACCATTGTCAAATCGAATGAAACAGCAGTAGCACCGATTAAAAGATCAAAATCGTCTATAATTTTTCCTGATTTTTGCAGACGTGCCTTTTCTTCAGCATAGATATCAAGTGCAGGAAAAATAGGGAGTATCTGAATACCACTTAAAAAGTTTTCAAGGGCTTTTTGATTCTTCTTCTTTGCCTTGCTTTTAGCGACTCCAAATTTTAATTCAGCCAAAGTAATTTCGGATATAAAACAATATTCCGGGCCGATCTCCTCAAACTTTGATTTCAGATCGTACAATCCCTTGATGTAATAAATACAAATATTTGTGTCCAGCAGGTATTGATTCAAAACTCTTCAATTGTCCTGTTGAATGTTCTGGAACCCTTTATGGTCTCTATCAGATCTTCAGCACTCTCATTTTTATCCCAACCACCAAAAGCTTTATAAAAATCAGTCTTCTCTTGTTCTAAATCAGTTTTTACAGTATT encodes:
- a CDS encoding type II toxin-antitoxin system VapC family toxin; the encoded protein is MNQYLLDTNICIYYIKGLYDLKSKFEEIGPEYCFISEITLAELKFGVAKSKAKKKNQKALENFLSGIQILPIFPALDIYAEEKARLQKSGKIIDDFDLLIGATAVSFDLTMVTNNTSHFSRLTDIKLEDWSVTP